In one window of Chitinophagaceae bacterium DNA:
- a CDS encoding DUF5683 domain-containing protein codes for MFKYYIFLLFFLNSFVGYTQTDSLPTNDTSNLHNTDPYKALIFSAVLPGLGQCYNKEYWKVPILYGAISVFGYLTFYYNGLYSNFEASLIAERDNDPTTVKFFTRRSTQYLELQVSTYRQQRNYMILTLCIIYALNLVDAHVAAHLSQFDVNDNISIRYYPKIQNTASPTDFYYGMSVSILFK; via the coding sequence ATGTTTAAATATTATATTTTTCTTTTGTTTTTTTTGAACTCCTTTGTAGGATATACTCAAACAGATTCTCTACCCACAAATGATACCAGCAACCTTCACAATACAGATCCTTATAAGGCACTCATTTTTTCTGCTGTCCTCCCTGGTTTAGGACAGTGCTACAACAAAGAATATTGGAAAGTTCCAATTCTCTACGGAGCTATATCGGTGTTTGGTTATTTAACTTTTTACTATAATGGGTTATATAGCAATTTTGAAGCATCTCTCATTGCCGAAAGAGATAATGACCCTACCACAGTAAAATTTTTTACCCGAAGAAGCACCCAATACTTAGAACTTCAGGTTAGCACCTATCGGCAACAGCGTAATTATATGATACTCACTCTTTGCATCATATATGCTCTTAATCTTGTAGATGCACACGTTGCAGCACACCTCAGTCAATTTGATGTCAATGATAACATCAGCATTCGGTATTATCCAAAAATCCAAAATACTGCATCTCCCACAGATTTCTATTACGGAATGTCTGTTTCTATTCTTTTCAAATAA
- a CDS encoding Rpn family recombination-promoting nuclease/putative transposase — MKAKYIDPFTDFGFKKIFGEEASKPLLMDFLNALLPNEDKIMDLTLKNTEQLGHGFVDRKSIYDIYCENEKGEKFIVEIQKAKQNYFKERTIYYSTFPIREQAEKGGWNFDLKAIYCIGVLDFTFNDYKTESEKKEVVHTIQLKNQNGKIFYDKLTFIYLEVPNFKKTETELTTRLDKWLYFIKNLEDFQNIPTIIGDDIFSQAFEKASLAKFGEKDIYDYEISLKSYRDYYNTIDYAFGEGEAIGIQKGELKKAVESGLGMLDEGFSYLSIQKILKFTDTQMQILVDSWKNKLSVLEIINALNTQKNFQ; from the coding sequence ATGAAAGCAAAATATATAGATCCCTTTACGGACTTCGGGTTTAAAAAAATCTTTGGAGAAGAAGCAAGTAAGCCACTTTTAATGGACTTTTTGAATGCGTTACTGCCCAATGAAGACAAGATAATGGATTTGACACTGAAGAATACCGAACAGTTGGGTCATGGCTTTGTTGACAGAAAATCCATTTACGATATTTACTGTGAAAATGAGAAAGGAGAAAAATTTATTGTAGAAATACAAAAAGCAAAGCAAAATTATTTCAAAGAAAGAACTATTTATTATTCCACTTTTCCCATAAGAGAACAAGCAGAAAAAGGAGGATGGAACTTCGATTTAAAAGCAATATATTGTATAGGGGTCTTGGATTTTACTTTTAACGATTACAAAACAGAATCTGAAAAAAAAGAAGTAGTGCATACCATTCAATTAAAGAATCAAAACGGTAAGATATTTTATGATAAGTTAACTTTCATATATCTCGAGGTACCTAATTTCAAAAAAACAGAAACAGAACTTACAACCCGTTTGGACAAGTGGTTATATTTTATTAAAAATTTAGAGGACTTTCAAAACATCCCCACCATTATAGGAGATGATATTTTTAGTCAGGCATTTGAAAAAGCATCCCTTGCAAAGTTCGGAGAAAAAGATATATATGACTATGAAATAAGCTTGAAGTCGTATAGAGATTATTATAATACCATTGACTACGCTTTTGGTGAAGGAGAAGCAATTGGAATCCAAAAAGGAGAACTTAAAAAAGCAGTTGAATCGGGATTAGGAATGTTAGATGAAGGATTCTCATATCTAAGCATTCAAAAAATTCTAAAATTCACTGATACACAAATGCAAATACTTGTAGATAGCTGGAAAAATAAACTCTCTGTTTTAGAAATTATAAATGCTTTGAACACACAAAAAAACTTTCAATAA
- the pyrH gene encoding UMP kinase: MKYKRVLLKLSGESLMGEQKYGIDPRVLYKYSVEIKKIVDMKVQVAVVIGGGNIFRGNLSKNMGIDRVQGDFMGMLATMINAMALQSSLETHGMVTRLMSGIRMEQVSEPFIRRRAVRHLEKGRVVLFGAGIGSPYFTTDSAASLRAKEIEADVVLKGTRVDGIYTADPEKDSTATKYSEITFQEVLNKHLQVMDMTAFTLCQEDNLSIIVFDINEEDNLKNIILGKQIGTLIH, translated from the coding sequence ATGAAATACAAAAGAGTGCTTCTCAAACTCAGCGGAGAATCTTTGATGGGAGAGCAGAAATATGGAATAGACCCTCGAGTTCTCTACAAATATTCTGTAGAAATAAAAAAAATTGTGGATATGAAGGTGCAGGTAGCCGTAGTGATAGGCGGAGGAAATATATTTAGAGGAAATCTCTCTAAAAATATGGGAATAGACAGGGTGCAAGGAGACTTTATGGGAATGCTCGCTACCATGATAAATGCTATGGCGCTCCAAAGCAGTTTGGAAACCCACGGAATGGTCACTCGCCTTATGTCTGGAATCAGAATGGAGCAAGTTTCAGAACCATTCATTCGACGAAGAGCAGTAAGACATTTAGAAAAAGGAAGAGTGGTTCTTTTTGGAGCAGGTATCGGAAGCCCTTATTTTACAACGGATAGCGCAGCCAGCTTACGTGCCAAAGAAATAGAAGCAGACGTAGTCCTAAAAGGAACTCGTGTAGATGGTATCTATACAGCAGACCCCGAAAAAGACTCTACCGCTACCAAATACTCAGAAATAACCTTCCAAGAAGTCCTCAATAAACATTTGCAGGTAATGGATATGACAGCTTTTACCCTCTGCCAAGAAGATAATCTATCCATCATTGTCTTTGACATCAATGAAGAAGATAACTTAAAAAATATAATCCTCGGAAAACAAATAGGCACCCTCATCCACTAA